The following proteins are encoded in a genomic region of Sorangiineae bacterium MSr12523:
- a CDS encoding HEAT repeat domain-containing protein has translation MRRPWTLACAVVGIVAAAQGITAGARAAEPPAAPPKIAPSSAAAPRKPLPPGTAEKLKSGEPERIAAALEDARLAGKGASSLAAEIAGLLDRGLNGALAESALNALAEIESPASTPSVAAYLQHRDAKVRTAAAKALARTKGPAAVAALRHALSDSEAPVRSAAATGLGVLRAREAVGDLALALDHRVVEAAAPIGQLCNADECADFLARLGRLPLDLMESGLEPMLFRPAAEVNEDTKANVIGRVRELKTNEAHKFLLGIQKRWPATGSPRLKTLIDQAVKATTRASGS, from the coding sequence ATGCGAAGACCCTGGACTCTCGCCTGCGCCGTGGTTGGCATCGTCGCCGCTGCGCAAGGCATCACCGCAGGGGCCCGCGCCGCCGAGCCGCCCGCTGCCCCACCGAAAATCGCGCCTTCGAGCGCGGCCGCCCCGCGAAAGCCGCTACCGCCCGGAACTGCGGAAAAGCTGAAGTCGGGCGAGCCCGAGCGAATCGCCGCCGCGTTGGAGGATGCTCGCCTCGCCGGAAAGGGGGCCAGCTCGCTGGCCGCCGAAATTGCGGGGCTTCTCGACCGCGGGCTCAATGGTGCGCTGGCGGAATCCGCGCTCAACGCACTCGCTGAAATCGAATCGCCGGCCTCGACGCCCAGCGTGGCCGCGTACCTCCAGCATCGCGATGCGAAGGTGCGAACGGCGGCCGCCAAGGCGCTTGCGCGCACCAAGGGCCCGGCCGCGGTCGCAGCCTTGCGGCACGCACTGTCCGATTCCGAGGCACCCGTTCGCAGCGCTGCGGCCACCGGGCTCGGTGTTCTGCGGGCGCGTGAAGCCGTGGGCGATCTCGCGCTGGCACTCGATCACCGCGTCGTGGAGGCTGCTGCACCCATCGGGCAGCTTTGCAACGCCGACGAGTGCGCGGACTTTCTCGCCCGCCTCGGCCGGCTTCCTCTCGATTTGATGGAGAGCGGTCTCGAGCCGATGCTTTTTCGCCCCGCCGCCGAGGTGAACGAGGACACCAAGGCCAACGTCATCGGCCGCGTTCGCGAGCTGAAGACGAACGAAGCGCACAAGTTTCTGCTGGGCATCCAGAAGCGCTGGCCGGCGACGGGCTCACCGCGCCTCAAGACGCTGATCGATCAAGCCGTGAAGGCCACCACGCGGGCGAGTGGATCGTGA
- the mutL gene encoding DNA mismatch repair endonuclease MutL — protein sequence MSKIRQLSADLANQIAAGEVVERPASVVKELVENALDAGATKVRVEIEQGGLQRIRVSDDGSGMDAEDASLCLLRHATSKIDRVEDLSNLRTFGFRGEALPSMASVSKLVLITRDRDQSEGTEVQIDGGGTPRVKPAGCAVGTSIDVRDLFFNVPARKKFLKSTATESAHVGDVVTTASLARPDVSFTLTRDGRVAREMLRVATRAERVAQVMGFGDDRVAHGKGERGPLQIEAYLLAPEKARAGATGLHLFVNGRPVRDRMLARAVAQSYGSVLEAGRFPVGVVYLELPPEMVDVNVHPQKAEVRFSDARALCDALTRELYGVTSQAFAIPALGPPTRPWLPPPARTQVLPLSEPLLQPPRPLPAWEDSSPSSSPYAYTGTGTGTGTEENHDSLFANRPPLRFLAQVRKTFLLCEGIDGLYVVDQHAAAERVTFDRLRKAFAARDVAMQRLLVPEVVELSPVEVAALEERPEDVAAVGLEVRAVGTHAVAVHAVPKLLVRANPERLVRDLVAELTRQANRPFGGAADLVLATMACHASVRAGDSLSPEEATALLASLEGIDFSGHCPHGRPIVMHLTFAELERRVGR from the coding sequence ATGAGCAAGATCCGTCAACTCTCCGCCGATCTCGCGAACCAAATCGCCGCGGGCGAGGTGGTGGAGCGCCCTGCGAGCGTCGTGAAGGAGCTCGTCGAAAATGCGCTCGATGCCGGCGCCACGAAGGTGCGCGTCGAGATCGAACAGGGCGGCCTCCAGCGCATTCGCGTGAGCGACGACGGCAGCGGCATGGACGCCGAAGATGCATCGCTGTGCCTCTTGCGGCATGCGACGAGCAAGATCGATCGGGTGGAGGATCTGTCGAACCTTCGCACCTTCGGCTTTCGCGGGGAGGCCCTCCCCAGCATGGCGTCGGTATCGAAACTGGTGCTGATCACGCGCGATCGCGACCAATCCGAGGGCACCGAGGTGCAGATCGACGGAGGCGGAACGCCGCGGGTGAAGCCCGCGGGGTGCGCGGTGGGGACGAGCATCGACGTGCGCGATCTGTTTTTCAACGTGCCGGCGCGAAAGAAATTCCTGAAGTCGACCGCGACGGAGAGCGCGCACGTGGGGGACGTGGTGACGACGGCGTCACTCGCGCGTCCCGATGTGTCGTTCACGCTGACACGCGATGGGCGGGTGGCGCGGGAGATGCTCCGCGTGGCAACGCGGGCGGAGCGCGTGGCGCAGGTCATGGGCTTCGGCGACGATCGGGTTGCCCACGGCAAGGGCGAGCGCGGTCCGCTGCAGATCGAGGCGTACCTGCTGGCGCCCGAGAAGGCGCGCGCAGGTGCGACAGGGCTTCACCTCTTCGTGAATGGACGGCCGGTGCGCGATCGGATGCTCGCGCGGGCGGTGGCGCAGTCCTATGGCTCGGTGCTGGAGGCGGGGCGTTTTCCGGTGGGCGTCGTCTATTTGGAGCTTCCGCCCGAGATGGTGGACGTGAATGTGCATCCGCAAAAAGCGGAGGTACGCTTCTCGGATGCGCGGGCGCTCTGCGATGCCTTGACCCGCGAGCTCTATGGGGTGACGTCGCAGGCGTTCGCCATTCCCGCGCTGGGTCCGCCGACGCGACCTTGGTTGCCGCCGCCGGCACGGACCCAGGTGCTGCCGCTCAGCGAGCCGCTGTTGCAGCCGCCGCGACCTCTTCCCGCTTGGGAGGATTCGAGCCCGAGCTCGAGTCCGTACGCCTACACGGGCACGGGCACGGGCACGGGCACGGAAGAGAATCATGATTCGCTCTTTGCCAATCGGCCGCCACTGCGGTTTTTGGCCCAAGTTCGAAAGACCTTTCTGCTCTGCGAAGGCATCGATGGGCTCTACGTCGTCGATCAGCACGCGGCGGCGGAGCGGGTAACCTTTGATCGGCTGCGCAAAGCCTTTGCCGCGCGAGATGTCGCGATGCAGCGACTCCTGGTTCCCGAGGTCGTCGAGCTCTCCCCGGTGGAGGTCGCAGCCCTCGAAGAGCGACCCGAGGACGTTGCGGCCGTTGGCCTCGAGGTCCGCGCCGTCGGCACCCATGCCGTTGCGGTACATGCTGTACCGAAATTGCTCGTACGCGCCAATCCGGAGCGCCTCGTCCGCGACCTCGTCGCCGAATTGACCCGCCAAGCCAACCGGCCCTTCGGCGGCGCCGCCGACCTCGTCCTCGCCACCATGGCCTGCCACGCCTCGGTCCGCGCTGGTGACTCGCTCTCTCCCGAGGAGGCCACCGCACTCCTCGCCTCGCTCGAAGGGATCGACTTCTCCGGGCACTGCCCGCACGGCCGGCCCATCGTCATGCACTTGACCTTCGCCGAATTGGAGCGGCGGGTTGGACGCTGA
- the miaA gene encoding tRNA (adenosine(37)-N6)-dimethylallyltransferase MiaA: protein MDAEQNLQRWLDLALATAQPDPESLPVIVGPTASGKTTLAIRLAEALDGEIVSADSVQIYREFDIGSGKPTAEERAQARHHLVDVQDPLDPIDAARFVDMADRAIADIRARGKRPIVCGGTFLWVRALLHGLAPSPARNEELRERHRTLVEEQGRTALHDRLKEVDPASAARLHPNDVVRVSRALEVFELTGQRLSGHQESHGFLPQRYRAHLFAIAYPPDALTDRITARVEMWLAGGWLEEVAELLRRGYGDTRAMGSVGYRQVAMRLTGQLAEEELKIAIVRATRVFARRQRTWLNHAPVVRLGT, encoded by the coding sequence TTGGACGCTGAGCAGAACCTCCAGCGCTGGCTCGACCTCGCCCTCGCGACCGCTCAACCGGATCCCGAGTCGCTCCCCGTCATCGTCGGCCCCACCGCCAGCGGCAAGACCACCCTCGCCATCCGCTTGGCCGAGGCCCTCGACGGCGAGATCGTCAGCGCCGACAGCGTGCAGATCTACCGTGAGTTCGACATCGGCTCGGGCAAACCCACGGCCGAGGAACGCGCGCAGGCCCGCCACCACCTCGTCGATGTGCAGGATCCCCTCGATCCCATCGACGCCGCGCGTTTCGTGGACATGGCCGATCGCGCCATCGCCGACATCCGCGCCCGCGGCAAACGCCCCATCGTCTGCGGCGGCACCTTTCTCTGGGTGCGCGCCCTGTTGCATGGCCTCGCGCCCAGCCCCGCTCGTAACGAAGAGCTCCGCGAACGCCACCGCACGCTCGTGGAAGAGCAAGGCCGTACCGCCCTCCATGACCGCCTCAAAGAGGTCGACCCGGCCAGTGCCGCGCGCCTCCACCCGAACGATGTCGTGCGGGTCAGCCGCGCGCTCGAAGTCTTCGAGCTCACAGGCCAGCGCCTGAGCGGCCACCAAGAGTCCCATGGCTTTCTACCGCAGCGATACCGCGCACACCTCTTTGCCATCGCCTATCCACCCGACGCGCTGACCGATCGCATCACGGCCCGCGTCGAGATGTGGCTCGCGGGCGGTTGGCTCGAGGAAGTCGCCGAGCTCCTTCGGCGCGGTTACGGAGACACACGCGCCATGGGCAGCGTAGGCTACCGACAGGTCGCCATGCGCCTGACGGGGCAGCTTGCCGAAGAAGAGCTAAAAATCGCGATTGTTCGTGCAACCCGTGTTTTCGCGAGGCGTCAGCGTACGTGGTTGAACCACGCACCCGTCGTCCGTCTGGGGACGTGA
- a CDS encoding S8 family serine peptidase, with protein MTAVADPGHPEAAGILRVLGPRAVRTLAPARASVPGGAQLGALVAIPRNQTAESLGIEAFAPGIGRVSGTPERLIAFSQAHPGVHLEVNTPLHPLMSVARGTIQADRAYDTLGADGAGTLVGVADTGIDVSHPEFLDETGHSRIAWLLDMSVAPAGLHPELEEKFGVKSADGKVVAGAVYSAADIDKLIADKKTLPNDAVGHGTHVSSIAAGDGDDLGKKGPYRGIAPKARLVVAGLGGAATGISNDDLVRGVSFVFDRADAEKQPVAVNLSLGGDFGPHDGTTLWEQALASFVGPTHPGRALVAAAGNSGSIGGDAIHQSVHVASGATVRVPISTEGASDGGVQVWVSLRGSASLKIGLDSPSSTWISPIGEGETKGKKGDNDDYEAGVIYGSTAKDSPVPAGSRGAVVLWTGKWPKGTYYVTFTGEGTADLFLGRTGDVQTVNEAMFASGVREGTINLPGTHPGILSVGCTVNRPNWVSIAGGKVGVRVPVLDAAGGMVDSSKDLVPPVEGDACWFSSAGPNVNGVAKPEISAPGAGIIAAMSSGATPGSDRSMFTTSCPPVHAGQDDRDPRCFQVDETHAVAMGTSMSAPMVTGAIALLLQRDPTLTQDKITALIQAGAHRFRPTPNTRFEDQGGPGELDVVGALDALEQTRNPSLVLPKLETSWIALSADYAAADGSTPLTAILELRSADGQHRADQFEGARLQPRVEINGTRLETLPTVIRRGPGLYSYTVNVPAGRGGARLLLGATFDGADIVTPKVVPISADLWVAHYPSSAKGGCTVAMAGMPSPAPSWLVWAGGALAALGITLRRASGANRGAPRRHRPDRTAG; from the coding sequence ATGACGGCAGTCGCGGATCCGGGGCATCCGGAGGCGGCGGGGATTCTGCGGGTGCTCGGCCCGCGCGCGGTGCGCACCTTGGCTCCTGCGCGCGCGTCGGTGCCCGGGGGCGCGCAGCTTGGAGCGCTGGTGGCGATTCCGCGCAACCAGACGGCGGAATCGCTGGGGATCGAGGCCTTTGCGCCCGGCATCGGACGCGTGTCGGGCACGCCGGAGCGGCTCATTGCGTTCTCGCAGGCGCACCCCGGCGTGCACCTGGAGGTGAACACGCCGCTGCACCCATTGATGTCGGTCGCGCGCGGGACCATTCAGGCCGATCGCGCGTACGACACCTTGGGTGCCGATGGCGCGGGCACCTTGGTGGGCGTGGCCGATACCGGCATCGACGTGAGCCATCCCGAGTTCCTCGACGAGACGGGGCATTCGCGCATCGCGTGGTTGCTCGACATGTCCGTGGCACCCGCCGGGTTGCATCCGGAGCTCGAGGAGAAGTTCGGCGTCAAGAGCGCCGACGGCAAGGTCGTCGCCGGTGCGGTGTACTCCGCGGCGGACATCGACAAGCTCATTGCCGACAAGAAGACGCTGCCGAATGACGCCGTCGGCCACGGCACGCACGTGTCATCCATCGCGGCGGGCGATGGGGACGATCTCGGTAAGAAGGGGCCCTACCGCGGGATCGCCCCGAAGGCCCGCCTCGTCGTGGCGGGGCTTGGTGGAGCGGCCACGGGCATCAGCAACGACGACCTGGTGCGCGGCGTGTCGTTCGTCTTCGATCGCGCCGACGCCGAGAAGCAGCCGGTGGCGGTGAACCTCTCGCTGGGCGGCGATTTCGGCCCTCACGACGGTACGACGCTTTGGGAGCAAGCGCTGGCCAGTTTCGTGGGGCCCACGCACCCGGGGCGTGCGCTGGTGGCGGCGGCGGGCAACAGCGGGTCGATCGGCGGCGATGCGATCCATCAAAGCGTTCACGTGGCCAGCGGTGCGACGGTGCGCGTGCCCATCTCCACGGAAGGCGCCAGCGACGGCGGCGTGCAAGTGTGGGTCTCGTTGCGGGGCAGCGCCAGTCTGAAGATTGGCCTCGACTCCCCCAGCAGCACGTGGATCTCGCCCATCGGCGAAGGCGAAACCAAGGGAAAAAAAGGCGACAACGACGACTACGAGGCCGGGGTCATCTACGGCAGCACGGCGAAGGACAGCCCGGTCCCGGCGGGGTCGCGCGGCGCCGTCGTGCTCTGGACCGGAAAATGGCCCAAGGGCACGTACTACGTGACCTTCACCGGCGAGGGCACGGCGGATCTGTTCCTCGGGCGCACGGGCGACGTGCAGACCGTCAACGAGGCGATGTTCGCCTCGGGCGTGCGCGAAGGGACCATCAACTTGCCCGGGACGCACCCGGGGATTCTCTCCGTCGGGTGCACCGTCAATCGGCCGAATTGGGTCAGCATCGCCGGCGGCAAGGTCGGTGTGCGCGTGCCCGTGCTCGATGCGGCCGGCGGCATGGTGGACTCGTCGAAAGACCTCGTGCCGCCCGTCGAAGGCGACGCATGCTGGTTCTCCAGCGCGGGCCCCAACGTGAACGGCGTGGCCAAGCCGGAGATTTCCGCACCCGGCGCGGGCATCATCGCCGCCATGAGCAGCGGCGCCACGCCCGGCAGCGATCGCAGCATGTTCACCACGTCGTGCCCTCCCGTGCACGCGGGGCAGGATGATCGCGATCCGCGATGCTTCCAGGTCGACGAGACGCATGCGGTGGCGATGGGCACCTCGATGTCGGCGCCCATGGTCACGGGCGCGATTGCGCTGCTCCTCCAGCGCGATCCGACGCTGACCCAGGACAAGATCACGGCGTTGATCCAGGCCGGTGCGCATCGCTTCCGGCCCACGCCGAACACGCGCTTCGAGGATCAAGGCGGCCCGGGCGAGCTCGATGTGGTGGGCGCGCTCGATGCGCTCGAGCAAACGAGGAACCCGTCGCTGGTGCTGCCGAAGCTCGAGACGAGCTGGATCGCGCTGAGTGCGGATTACGCCGCCGCGGATGGCTCGACGCCGCTCACGGCGATTCTGGAGCTGCGCAGTGCCGACGGGCAGCACCGCGCGGACCAATTCGAGGGCGCACGGCTGCAGCCGCGCGTGGAGATCAACGGGACGCGGCTGGAAACGCTGCCCACCGTGATCCGCCGCGGGCCGGGCCTCTACTCGTACACGGTGAACGTGCCCGCGGGGCGCGGAGGGGCGCGGCTGCTTCTCGGCGCAACCTTCGACGGCGCCGACATCGTCACGCCCAAGGTCGTTCCCATTTCGGCGGATCTCTGGGTGGCCCACTATCCTTCGTCGGCGAAGGGCGGATGCACCGTGGCCATGGCGGGCATGCCTTCGCCCGCGCCGAGCTGGCTCGTGTGGGCAGGAGGCGCGCTCGCGGCGCTGGGGATCACTCTGCGGCGAGCGTCAGGCGCCAACCGTGGGGCTCCCAGACGGCATCGTCCGGATCGAACGGCGGGGTGA
- a CDS encoding acyl-CoA carboxylase subunit beta yields MPREKKLKETLSRVEKGGAEKYHRKNAETGKLFARDRIARLIDAGSFVEDAALANNVEADLPADGVVTGTAKIGGRTVAIMANDSTVKAGSWGRRTVEKILRIQETAMKLELPLFYLVDSAGARITDQIEMFPGRRGAGRIFYNEVQMSGHVPQICLLFGPSAAGGAYIPAFCDVVVMVDGNASMYLGSPRMAEMVIGEKVTLEEMGGAKMHCSVSGCGDVLVKTEEEAIDWARNYFGYLPSTSSEKPPVRESKAPKASGKKLSEIVPVDENKPFDMMHVIHEIIDEGSFCEIKKLFARELITGLARIGGKTVGIVANQPKWLGGVLFVDSADKAARFIWLCDAFNIPILYLADVPGFMIGTKVEKQGIIRAGAKMIAAVSEATVPKLSVVVRKAYGAGLYAMCGPAFEPDACIALASASIAVMGPQAAVNAVYYNKIQEVPEGDERKAYVAKLQEEYRADIDLMKLASELVVDAVVPGELLRDEILSRFERAGSKREVRLTKKHLVPPV; encoded by the coding sequence ATGCCGCGCGAGAAGAAGCTTAAGGAAACGCTGTCCCGAGTCGAAAAGGGAGGAGCCGAGAAGTACCACCGCAAGAACGCCGAGACGGGCAAGCTGTTCGCGCGCGATCGCATCGCGCGCCTCATCGATGCCGGCTCGTTCGTGGAGGACGCCGCACTGGCCAACAACGTGGAGGCGGATTTGCCCGCGGATGGCGTGGTGACCGGAACTGCGAAGATCGGTGGCCGCACCGTTGCCATCATGGCCAATGACTCCACCGTCAAAGCGGGCTCCTGGGGCCGGCGCACCGTGGAAAAAATCCTGCGCATCCAGGAAACGGCCATGAAGCTCGAGCTTCCGCTCTTCTACTTGGTCGACTCCGCGGGGGCGCGCATCACCGACCAGATCGAAATGTTCCCGGGCCGTCGGGGTGCGGGGCGCATCTTCTACAACGAAGTACAGATGAGTGGGCACGTTCCGCAGATCTGCTTGCTCTTCGGCCCCAGCGCCGCCGGTGGCGCCTACATCCCTGCCTTCTGCGACGTGGTGGTGATGGTCGACGGCAACGCGAGCATGTACCTCGGCTCCCCGCGCATGGCCGAAATGGTCATTGGCGAGAAGGTCACCTTGGAGGAGATGGGCGGCGCCAAGATGCACTGTTCGGTCTCCGGCTGCGGCGACGTGCTGGTGAAGACCGAGGAAGAGGCCATCGATTGGGCGCGCAACTACTTCGGTTACCTGCCCTCGACGAGCTCGGAGAAGCCGCCGGTGCGCGAATCGAAGGCGCCCAAGGCGAGCGGCAAGAAACTGAGCGAGATCGTGCCGGTGGACGAGAACAAGCCGTTCGACATGATGCACGTCATCCACGAGATCATCGACGAGGGCTCGTTCTGCGAGATCAAGAAGCTCTTCGCGCGTGAGCTCATCACGGGCCTCGCCCGCATCGGCGGCAAGACCGTGGGCATCGTTGCGAATCAGCCCAAGTGGCTCGGCGGCGTGCTTTTCGTGGACTCGGCCGACAAGGCGGCGCGGTTCATCTGGCTTTGCGATGCGTTCAACATTCCGATTCTCTACTTGGCCGACGTGCCCGGCTTCATGATCGGCACCAAGGTGGAGAAGCAGGGCATCATCCGCGCGGGCGCGAAGATGATTGCCGCTGTGAGCGAGGCCACGGTGCCCAAGTTGAGCGTGGTCGTTCGCAAGGCGTACGGCGCGGGGCTCTACGCGATGTGCGGGCCGGCGTTCGAGCCCGACGCGTGCATCGCCCTCGCGAGTGCATCGATTGCCGTCATGGGGCCGCAGGCGGCGGTGAACGCGGTCTATTACAACAAGATTCAGGAAGTGCCGGAGGGTGACGAACGCAAAGCGTACGTCGCCAAGCTGCAAGAAGAGTATCGCGCGGACATCGATTTGATGAAGCTCGCGTCCGAGTTGGTGGTGGACGCGGTGGTGCCGGGCGAGCTTTTGCGCGACGAGATTCTGTCGCGCTTCGAACGCGCGGGGAGCAAACGCGAGGTTCGTTTGACGAAGAAACACTTGGTCCCGCCGGTCTAG